Proteins encoded together in one Microbacterium oxydans window:
- a CDS encoding ABC transporter permease, which yields MTTTQAPAPTRTRVDTGRRLTFVRALRGEWIKLATLRSTWWSIGIAAALTIGISVLIAQAVESPGIQAVVMPIQFTMLLAGIIGAISVTGEYSTGMIRSTLTANPVRGSVLAAKSIVLAVFLFVSSLVIFGIAAAAVSLILASRDEGIDWSDPSASILPIVVASLAMAVFALLGVAFGFILRSGAGAIAATVGVLFVLPIVVGFFSFAGEGWAWLIEAANYLPVSAAQSAILPSEGAALDAPIAFLTLGCWVAGGALVAWGVLRTRDA from the coding sequence ATGACCACGACACAGGCTCCCGCGCCCACGCGGACGCGCGTCGACACCGGTCGACGGCTCACATTCGTGCGTGCCCTGCGCGGCGAGTGGATCAAGCTCGCCACCCTGCGCTCGACGTGGTGGTCCATCGGGATCGCCGCGGCCCTCACGATCGGGATCTCCGTGCTCATCGCGCAGGCGGTCGAATCACCGGGCATCCAGGCCGTCGTCATGCCGATCCAGTTCACCATGCTGCTCGCCGGCATCATCGGGGCGATCTCGGTCACCGGCGAGTACTCGACGGGCATGATCCGCTCGACCCTCACGGCGAACCCGGTTCGCGGTTCCGTCCTCGCCGCGAAGTCGATCGTGCTGGCCGTGTTCCTGTTCGTGTCGTCACTGGTGATCTTCGGTATCGCGGCCGCCGCGGTCTCGCTCATCCTGGCCTCGCGGGACGAGGGCATCGACTGGTCGGACCCGTCGGCATCGATCCTGCCGATCGTGGTGGCCTCGCTCGCCATGGCCGTCTTCGCCCTGCTCGGTGTGGCGTTCGGCTTCATCCTGCGCTCCGGCGCCGGAGCGATCGCCGCGACCGTCGGCGTGCTGTTCGTGCTGCCGATCGTCGTGGGCTTCTTCTCCTTCGCGGGCGAAGGGTGGGCGTGGCTCATCGAGGCGGCGAACTATCTCCCGGTCTCGGCCGCGCAGAGCGCGATCCTGCCGAGCGAGGGTGCCGCGCTCGACGCGCCGATCGCCTTCCTGACGCTGGGCTGCTGGGTTGCCGGCGGAGCGCTCGTGGCCTGGGGCGTCCTGCGCACCCGCGACGCGTAA
- a CDS encoding aldo/keto reductase, which translates to MTRIGTSDLDVLPLSLGGNVFGWTADRDTSFEVLDAFVDGGGDFIDTADSYSSWVEGNEGGESETIIGEWLASRKPSGVVVATKVSQHPQFRGLAAANVRKAAEASLARLGVDEIDLYYAHFDDETVPLEETVGAFGQLVEDGLVRHIAVSNYSADRIREWVEIARRTGVALPVAVQPHYNLVHRNEVEDTIIPVAEEFELGLVPYFSLASGFLTGKYRSTDAADQTSPRAQGAAKYATEAGLRIIDALEEIGDAHDASIAATALAWLRAQPTVVAPIASARNVEQVPDLLAGARLELSAEEVQLLDRVSEWTPAQT; encoded by the coding sequence ATGACTCGTATCGGCACCAGTGACCTCGACGTTCTCCCTCTCTCGCTCGGCGGGAATGTGTTCGGCTGGACGGCCGACCGCGACACCTCCTTCGAGGTGCTCGACGCCTTCGTCGACGGGGGCGGCGACTTCATCGACACCGCAGACTCCTACAGCTCCTGGGTGGAGGGCAACGAGGGCGGCGAGAGCGAGACGATCATCGGCGAGTGGCTCGCCTCCCGCAAGCCCTCGGGCGTCGTCGTGGCGACCAAGGTCAGCCAGCATCCGCAGTTCCGAGGGCTCGCCGCGGCGAACGTGCGGAAGGCCGCCGAGGCCTCTCTCGCCCGCCTCGGCGTCGACGAGATCGACCTCTACTACGCCCACTTCGATGACGAGACGGTCCCGCTCGAGGAGACCGTGGGAGCGTTCGGACAGCTGGTCGAAGACGGCCTGGTGCGCCACATCGCGGTGTCGAACTACTCCGCCGACCGCATCCGCGAGTGGGTCGAGATCGCGCGTCGGACCGGGGTCGCTCTGCCCGTCGCCGTGCAGCCCCACTACAACCTCGTGCATCGCAATGAGGTGGAGGACACGATCATCCCGGTCGCGGAGGAGTTCGAGCTCGGGCTCGTCCCGTACTTCTCGCTGGCGAGCGGATTCCTGACGGGCAAGTATCGCTCGACGGATGCCGCGGACCAGACCTCCCCGCGGGCACAGGGGGCTGCGAAGTACGCGACCGAGGCCGGGCTGCGGATCATCGATGCGCTCGAGGAGATCGGTGACGCGCATGATGCATCGATCGCGGCGACCGCCCTGGCGTGGTTGCGAGCACAGCCGACCGTGGTCGCGCCGATCGCGAGCGCACGGAACGTCGAGCAGGTCCCCGACCTCCTCGCCGGTGCGCGTCTGGAGCTCTCCGCCGAGGAGGTGCAGCTGCTCGACCGCGTCTCGGAGTGGACACCCGCGCAGACCTGA
- a CDS encoding SOS response-associated peptidase family protein: MCASYGLDPRFTDTELLEAADDAVLEGLRVWARENAGETVRPTGKNLRNLNPLVVQPDAAPTLEPAWWGFLVNGEPAKFPSINTRSERLQERPGGARSRAIVPATSWYEMQKPWRQWNEFIVDDGTLFGMAAVTQRGRTADGEWFTCYSIVMRPAPAHLVDLHDRMPLLIPASLSHDWLTAPASKKIVDEAVLASDEMAARVQARPRA, translated from the coding sequence ATGTGCGCGAGCTACGGTCTGGATCCTCGGTTCACCGACACGGAACTCCTCGAAGCCGCCGACGACGCGGTGCTCGAGGGCCTGCGCGTGTGGGCGCGGGAGAACGCGGGTGAGACCGTCCGCCCGACGGGCAAGAACCTGCGGAACCTCAACCCGCTGGTCGTGCAGCCGGATGCCGCCCCGACCCTGGAACCCGCCTGGTGGGGCTTCCTCGTGAACGGCGAGCCGGCGAAGTTCCCGTCGATCAACACGCGCTCGGAGCGACTGCAGGAGCGCCCCGGCGGGGCACGCTCGCGCGCGATCGTGCCGGCGACCAGCTGGTACGAGATGCAGAAGCCCTGGCGGCAGTGGAACGAGTTCATCGTCGACGACGGCACGCTGTTCGGCATGGCTGCCGTCACGCAGCGCGGTCGTACCGCCGACGGAGAATGGTTCACCTGCTACTCGATCGTGATGCGCCCCGCCCCGGCTCACCTGGTCGACCTGCACGATCGCATGCCGCTGCTCATCCCGGCCTCCCTCAGCCACGACTGGCTGACCGCGCCGGCGTCGAAGAAGATCGTCGACGAGGCCGTCCTCGCCTCCGACGAGATGGCCGCGCGGGTGCAGGCCCGTCCCCGGGCCTGA
- a CDS encoding DMT family transporter — protein sequence MALGGAVAIGVMTAIQARINGVLGVRVDDGIVAGFLSFSVGLVALAVVITCIPSARRGVARLRNGIRRQTIPFWMLLGGACGALTVSTQGLTAGVLGVSLFTVGVVAGQTLHGLVLDRIGFGPAGVVAITPGRVAGGALALAAVGISLSGDVLASAPLWMLLLPFAAGVGIAWQAGTNGRLAQRVSSPLSATLMSFITGTVVLAVAAGVSIAFRGMPNALPAEPWLYLGGFLGAAYILLGAFIVAHTGVLLMGLGSVLGQLVASVVIDLIWPPAAGPALWQVIAMVVVAVASVVVAVPWRRRR from the coding sequence CTGGCACTCGGCGGGGCGGTCGCCATCGGCGTCATGACGGCGATCCAGGCACGGATCAACGGCGTGCTCGGGGTCCGGGTCGACGACGGCATCGTCGCCGGATTCCTCTCCTTCTCGGTGGGACTCGTGGCCCTGGCCGTGGTGATCACCTGCATCCCGTCCGCGCGGCGCGGCGTCGCCCGGCTGCGGAACGGCATCCGTCGTCAGACGATCCCCTTCTGGATGCTGCTCGGCGGTGCGTGCGGGGCTCTCACCGTGTCCACCCAGGGGCTGACCGCGGGAGTGCTCGGCGTCTCGCTGTTCACCGTCGGCGTCGTCGCCGGGCAGACCCTGCACGGCCTCGTGCTCGATCGGATCGGGTTCGGTCCGGCCGGCGTCGTGGCGATCACGCCGGGCCGTGTGGCCGGCGGTGCGCTCGCGCTCGCCGCGGTCGGGATCTCGCTCTCCGGCGACGTGCTCGCCTCCGCACCGCTGTGGATGCTGCTGCTGCCGTTCGCCGCCGGTGTCGGCATCGCGTGGCAGGCGGGGACGAACGGACGTCTCGCGCAGCGCGTCAGCTCACCGCTCTCCGCGACGCTCATGAGCTTCATCACGGGAACCGTGGTCCTCGCCGTCGCCGCAGGCGTGAGCATCGCCTTCCGCGGCATGCCGAACGCCCTCCCCGCAGAGCCGTGGCTCTACCTGGGCGGCTTCCTCGGCGCCGCCTACATCCTGCTCGGGGCGTTCATCGTCGCGCACACGGGCGTGCTGCTGATGGGGCTGGGGTCCGTGCTCGGGCAGCTCGTGGCCTCGGTCGTGATCGACCTGATCTGGCCGCCGGCGGCCGGACCCGCGCTCTGGCAGGTCATCGCCATGGTGGTCGTCGCCGTGGCCTCGGTCGTGGTCGCCGTGCCGTGGCGGCGCCGGCGCTGA
- a CDS encoding nitroreductase family protein: MSALDAVRARQSWSKVDERSPSREELLTFVAAAGRVADHSSLRPWRLIELRGDDREALGAAIAKAQGDASPSTKPLRAPLLIAVVASYQKSEKVPRWEQEAVASGVAHALSLLLDEAGWGVIWRTGHYTRAKAVAKAHGLGKNEELLGWLYVGGKPEGKKPGRRKAVDARKLVTRMPKAGAKSSSDKKAKKK; the protein is encoded by the coding sequence GTGAGCGCGCTCGACGCGGTCCGCGCGCGTCAGTCCTGGTCGAAGGTCGACGAGCGGTCGCCGAGTCGCGAGGAGCTGCTGACGTTCGTGGCCGCCGCCGGTCGCGTGGCCGATCACTCGTCGCTTCGTCCGTGGCGGCTCATCGAGCTGCGCGGCGACGACCGAGAGGCGCTGGGCGCGGCCATCGCCAAGGCGCAGGGAGATGCCTCCCCCTCGACGAAGCCGTTGCGCGCACCGCTGCTCATCGCCGTCGTCGCGAGCTATCAGAAGAGCGAGAAGGTCCCGCGCTGGGAGCAGGAGGCCGTCGCCTCCGGTGTCGCGCACGCCCTCAGCCTGCTGCTCGACGAGGCCGGATGGGGTGTCATCTGGCGCACCGGGCACTACACCCGTGCGAAGGCGGTCGCGAAGGCGCACGGTCTCGGCAAGAACGAGGAGCTCCTCGGCTGGCTCTACGTCGGCGGCAAACCCGAGGGGAAGAAGCCCGGGCGCCGCAAGGCCGTCGACGCGCGGAAGCTCGTCACCCGGATGCCGAAGGCCGGCGCGAAATCCTCGTCGGACAAGAAGGCGAAGAAGAAGTAA
- a CDS encoding ABC transporter ATP-binding protein, translated as MITAEGLTKRFGDKTAVDDVSFTVQPGSVTGFLGPNGAGKSTTMRMIVGLDRPTSGRAAVAGREYRKLRAPLTEVGVLLDAKAVHTGRTARNHLRAMAATHGIPASRVDEVIELAGIDSVARKRAGKFSLGMGQRLGIASALLGDPHTLILDEPVNGLDPEGVRWVRQFVRHAASEGRTVLLSSHLMSEMAQTADHVIVMGRGRVLADAPLAELVRSWTRNTVRVRTPRPADLAAAVGGPDVEIVSSAPDLLDIVGLPAARIGDLAADRGIPLHELTPTTGSLEDAYLALTGDSVEYRTKEIS; from the coding sequence ATGATCACAGCAGAAGGCCTCACGAAGAGGTTCGGAGACAAGACGGCCGTCGATGACGTGTCGTTCACCGTCCAGCCGGGCAGTGTCACCGGCTTCCTCGGCCCCAACGGGGCGGGGAAGTCGACCACGATGCGGATGATCGTCGGTCTCGACCGCCCGACGTCCGGACGTGCCGCCGTCGCGGGCCGCGAGTACCGCAAGCTGCGGGCGCCCCTGACCGAGGTCGGCGTGCTGCTCGACGCGAAGGCGGTGCACACCGGCCGCACCGCACGCAACCACCTCCGCGCGATGGCGGCCACCCACGGCATCCCCGCGTCGCGCGTCGACGAGGTCATCGAGCTCGCGGGTATCGACTCCGTCGCCCGCAAGCGCGCCGGCAAGTTCTCGCTCGGCATGGGACAGCGCCTGGGTATCGCCTCGGCGCTGCTCGGCGACCCGCACACGCTGATCCTCGACGAGCCGGTCAACGGCCTCGACCCCGAGGGCGTCCGCTGGGTGCGGCAGTTCGTGCGGCACGCGGCCTCGGAGGGACGCACCGTGCTCCTCTCGAGCCATCTGATGAGCGAGATGGCCCAGACCGCCGATCACGTCATCGTGATGGGTCGTGGCCGGGTGCTCGCGGACGCTCCGCTGGCCGAGCTCGTGCGCTCCTGGACGCGCAACACCGTGCGGGTGCGCACGCCGCGACCCGCCGATCTGGCGGCTGCCGTCGGCGGCCCCGACGTCGAGATCGTGAGCTCCGCGCCCGACCTGCTCGACATCGTGGGACTGCCCGCTGCCCGCATCGGCGACCTCGCGGCCGATCGCGGCATCCCGCTGCACGAACTCACCCCGACCACCGGTTCCCTCGAAGACGCCTACCTCGCCCTCACCGGCGACTCGGTCGAGTACCGCACCAAGGAGATCTCATGA
- the msrB gene encoding peptide-methionine (R)-S-oxide reductase MsrB, with amino-acid sequence MSYSVDKTEEEWRDELGEEQYAVLRQAATERAWTGELLDEERAGLYTCGACNAELFKSGTKFDSGCGWPSFYESIRPDAVELIEDDSLGMVRTEVRCANCGSHLGHVFPDGFGTPTGDRYCMNSIALNFTPEAS; translated from the coding sequence ATGTCGTACAGCGTGGACAAGACCGAAGAAGAGTGGCGCGACGAGCTCGGCGAAGAGCAGTACGCCGTGCTGCGTCAGGCCGCGACCGAGCGTGCCTGGACGGGTGAGCTGCTCGATGAGGAGCGCGCGGGCCTCTACACCTGCGGGGCGTGCAACGCCGAGCTCTTCAAGAGCGGCACGAAGTTCGACTCCGGATGCGGATGGCCGAGCTTCTACGAGTCGATCCGCCCCGACGCGGTCGAGCTCATCGAGGACGACAGCCTGGGCATGGTGCGCACCGAGGTCCGCTGCGCCAACTGCGGCTCGCACCTCGGCCATGTCTTCCCGGACGGATTCGGAACGCCCACCGGCGATCGCTACTGCATGAACTCGATCGCACTGAACTTCACCCCCGAAGCCTCGTGA
- a CDS encoding sensor histidine kinase: MSRTRGRSDSIREDEELRLPRAPGLFRRFWARHPLFADVLLTLLCLFLSLTPAAPIAASSLPEATYIALNIATLTMVVIGCSTLLWRRRAPLGPFIAAVVLGTVGLFTGMSGGIVLLLVACYGLAVYRSSRTAWICYGIGAAWFLGLTGLLMLSGATVLQVGLDTALGYVALGLIGTLVGVNVGGRKRYLAAVIDRSRQLLIERDQQAQLAAASERARIAREMHDIVSHSLTVIVALSEGAAATPDREQARKAAASVADTARSALTEMRAMLGVLRDDQSPLPLAPMQPAPPRDTVEGAQRAGYPATLTVIGQAEVSPAVAHAIGRIVQEGVTNAMRHAPTATAISVRLEYTAETVTIDIVNDGVSGTIGSDGFGVRGLSERALHVHGTVRSAPADGGRWVLHAVLPAAGNTPTANEDTTEEDG, encoded by the coding sequence GTGAGCAGAACGCGAGGCCGCAGCGACTCGATCCGTGAGGACGAGGAGCTGCGGCTTCCGCGTGCCCCGGGCCTGTTCCGACGGTTCTGGGCGCGGCACCCCCTCTTCGCGGACGTGCTGCTCACGCTGCTCTGCCTGTTCCTCTCCCTCACCCCGGCAGCGCCGATCGCCGCGTCGTCTCTGCCCGAAGCCACCTACATCGCGCTGAACATCGCCACCCTCACGATGGTCGTGATCGGATGCAGCACCCTGCTGTGGCGCCGGCGCGCACCACTCGGCCCCTTCATCGCCGCGGTGGTCCTGGGCACCGTGGGACTGTTCACGGGCATGTCCGGCGGGATCGTGCTCCTGCTCGTCGCGTGCTACGGCCTCGCCGTGTACCGGTCCTCCCGCACCGCCTGGATCTGTTACGGGATCGGTGCCGCCTGGTTCCTCGGCTTGACCGGACTGCTGATGCTGAGCGGTGCGACCGTCCTGCAGGTCGGACTCGACACCGCCCTCGGCTACGTCGCACTCGGGCTGATCGGCACGCTGGTCGGAGTCAATGTCGGCGGCCGCAAGCGCTACCTCGCCGCGGTGATCGACCGCTCGCGCCAGCTGCTGATCGAGCGCGACCAGCAGGCCCAGCTCGCGGCCGCATCGGAGCGCGCCCGCATCGCCAGGGAGATGCACGACATCGTGTCGCATTCGCTGACGGTGATCGTCGCGCTGTCGGAGGGCGCGGCCGCGACCCCGGATCGCGAGCAGGCACGCAAGGCCGCCGCGTCCGTCGCCGACACGGCGCGATCCGCCCTCACCGAGATGCGCGCGATGCTCGGCGTGCTGCGCGACGACCAGTCCCCGCTGCCGTTGGCGCCGATGCAGCCGGCACCGCCCCGGGACACGGTCGAGGGCGCCCAGCGGGCCGGCTACCCGGCGACGCTCACGGTCATCGGGCAGGCGGAGGTCTCCCCCGCCGTCGCGCACGCGATCGGACGCATCGTCCAGGAGGGTGTGACCAACGCCATGCGCCACGCGCCGACCGCGACGGCGATCTCCGTGCGCCTGGAGTACACGGCGGAGACGGTGACGATCGACATCGTGAACGACGGCGTCTCGGGCACGATCGGGTCCGACGGCTTCGGCGTGCGCGGGCTGTCGGAGCGCGCCCTGCACGTGCACGGAACGGTCCGCTCCGCCCCCGCCGATGGAGGACGATGGGTTCTGCACGCGGTGCTGCCCGCGGCGGGGAACACCCCCACCGCGAACGAGGACACGACGGAGGAAGACGGATGA
- a CDS encoding VaFE repeat-containing surface-anchored protein, with translation MRSTTQARRSIRAGGWLAGALLVLGAAVAPGAVSAAAAAEVDSGDIVYIGSREGYGGTGIFPIWSGGVQTGEPDYWAYCIEHAVSAKTRLTGSAGDLDTFLGDNHFADPAIQGKVLWVLANSYPAVSVESFGVAAGAPGISRNDAIEATQYAIWRYTDLDFDASWSWETPDSEAAYWYLVDGANAAPALTREDLAVTAAVAAPSSGQRAGSLVGPFTVSTDGAPAAVSVDPAMTVTDATGAPIDVNGVVDGQELYLDLRETTAAGSATVRVTVDGSRSTGAVISVPGTPGSTPTAEDHAQSIILVAPYTAKVTAEATVAWAAQPVAAVPAISTSLVDAADGDQVLAWNGGTVTDTVAYENLVPGTEYTVRGELMRKRDGSSTDITGSTTFTPAAPTGTVSVPFTVPEGFAGETLVAFEELYEGRDATGILRAEHKDIDDAAQTVTVQREAAVVPATPDPAPDRGGSLAATGSATPIAAVVFGLLALVAGTVLMHRRTPRADV, from the coding sequence ATGAGGAGCACCACGCAAGCCAGGAGATCGATTCGAGCGGGAGGATGGCTCGCCGGCGCGCTTCTCGTCCTCGGCGCCGCCGTCGCCCCCGGAGCCGTCAGCGCGGCGGCCGCGGCGGAGGTCGACTCGGGAGACATCGTCTACATCGGCAGCCGGGAAGGATACGGCGGGACCGGGATCTTCCCGATCTGGTCCGGCGGGGTCCAGACCGGGGAGCCCGACTACTGGGCCTACTGCATCGAACATGCCGTGTCCGCGAAGACCCGGCTCACGGGCAGCGCCGGCGACCTCGACACCTTCCTCGGCGACAACCACTTCGCGGATCCGGCCATCCAGGGCAAGGTGCTCTGGGTGCTCGCGAACAGCTATCCCGCCGTCAGCGTCGAGAGCTTCGGGGTGGCGGCAGGAGCGCCCGGCATCTCCCGGAACGATGCGATCGAGGCGACGCAGTACGCGATCTGGCGGTACACCGACCTGGACTTCGATGCCTCATGGTCCTGGGAGACGCCTGACTCGGAGGCCGCCTACTGGTACCTCGTCGACGGAGCGAATGCCGCCCCGGCGCTGACTCGCGAGGATCTCGCCGTCACCGCAGCGGTGGCGGCTCCGAGCTCCGGGCAGCGCGCCGGGAGCCTCGTGGGACCGTTCACCGTGAGCACGGACGGCGCCCCTGCCGCGGTCTCCGTCGATCCCGCGATGACGGTCACCGATGCCACCGGGGCCCCGATCGACGTGAACGGGGTCGTCGACGGGCAGGAGCTCTACCTGGATCTGCGGGAGACGACCGCAGCAGGGAGCGCCACCGTGCGAGTGACCGTAGACGGCTCTCGCAGCACGGGTGCCGTGATCTCGGTGCCCGGCACCCCGGGCAGCACCCCGACAGCGGAGGATCACGCCCAGTCGATCATCCTGGTGGCGCCGTACACCGCGAAGGTCACCGCCGAAGCCACCGTCGCCTGGGCCGCGCAGCCGGTGGCCGCCGTGCCGGCGATCAGCACTTCCCTGGTCGATGCGGCCGACGGCGACCAGGTCCTCGCCTGGAACGGCGGCACGGTGACCGACACCGTCGCCTACGAGAACCTCGTACCGGGTACGGAATACACCGTCCGCGGGGAGCTGATGCGCAAGCGAGACGGATCATCGACCGACATCACGGGGTCGACGACGTTCACCCCGGCCGCGCCGACCGGCACCGTCTCGGTGCCGTTCACCGTGCCGGAAGGGTTCGCGGGTGAGACCCTCGTCGCCTTCGAGGAGCTCTACGAAGGAAGGGATGCGACCGGCATCCTGCGCGCGGAGCACAAGGACATCGATGATGCCGCCCAGACAGTGACGGTGCAACGGGAGGCCGCTGTCGTGCCGGCCACCCCCGACCCGGCTCCGGATCGCGGAGGGTCGCTCGCGGCGACCGGTTCCGCGACTCCGATCGCCGCCGTCGTGTTCGGCCTGCTCGCCCTGGTCGCGGGCACGGTCCTGATGCACCGGAGGACGCCACGCGCGGACGTGTGA
- a CDS encoding response regulator, with the protein MTQAIRVLLVDDQELIRVGFRMVLEAEDDIVVVGEAVDGRSAITQSAILAPDLVLMDIRMPELDGIAATGAIVRDRPQTKVLVLTTFDLDEYAFGAIRAGASGFLLKDAQRHEMIAAVRAVHRGDAALSPRITRMLMEHVTPQLGSSGSPAPDAAEAQALASLTERERDVFLAIGQGMTNSEIAQTLYVGESTVKTHVGRVLAKLGARDRIHAVILAHRLGLV; encoded by the coding sequence ATGACGCAGGCGATCAGGGTGCTCCTGGTGGATGACCAGGAGCTGATCCGCGTGGGCTTCCGGATGGTGCTCGAAGCGGAGGACGACATCGTCGTGGTCGGTGAGGCCGTGGATGGACGATCGGCGATCACCCAGAGCGCGATCCTCGCCCCCGATCTGGTGCTGATGGACATCCGCATGCCCGAGCTCGACGGCATCGCCGCCACCGGGGCGATCGTGCGCGACCGCCCGCAGACGAAGGTGCTCGTGCTGACCACGTTCGATCTCGACGAATACGCCTTCGGCGCGATCCGTGCCGGTGCGAGCGGATTCCTGCTGAAGGATGCGCAGCGCCACGAGATGATCGCCGCCGTGCGCGCGGTGCACCGTGGAGACGCGGCGCTCTCCCCTCGGATCACGAGGATGCTCATGGAGCACGTGACCCCGCAGCTCGGGTCCTCGGGCTCACCGGCCCCGGATGCTGCCGAGGCCCAAGCGCTCGCGTCGCTCACCGAGCGCGAGCGAGACGTCTTCCTCGCGATCGGGCAGGGTATGACGAACTCCGAGATCGCTCAGACGCTCTACGTGGGCGAGTCCACGGTGAAGACCCACGTGGGCCGGGTGCTGGCGAAGCTCGGCGCCCGCGACCGCATCCATGCGGTCATCCTGGCGCACCGGCTCGGCCTCGTCTGA
- the ppk2 gene encoding polyphosphate kinase 2 has translation MAGHSREETSMSSASDTVIATAEWQHDYPYTKKLSRAAYEREKRLLQIELLKLQAHIKHSSERVLILFEGRDAAGKGGAIKRFMEHLNPRGARVVALDKPTDAERTQWYFQRYVSHLPSGGEIVLMDRSWYNRAGVERVMGYCSTAEYGEFMQTAPEFERMLVGSGIRLIKLWFSVGEAEQRRRFQRRSEDPVKQWKLSPTDLASVDRWVDYTTAKEAMFFHTDTPANPWIVIKSNDKKRARLEAMRCVLNRFDYPGKDPLIAHAPDARLVGRPSQIYDEGESPTEEDRPDQGSPPAT, from the coding sequence ATCGCGGGGCACTCCAGGGAGGAGACATCCATGAGCAGCGCATCCGACACGGTGATCGCCACGGCCGAGTGGCAGCACGACTACCCGTACACGAAGAAACTCTCCCGAGCGGCATACGAGCGCGAGAAGCGCCTGCTGCAGATCGAGCTCCTCAAACTCCAGGCCCATATCAAGCACTCCTCGGAGCGGGTGCTCATCCTCTTCGAGGGACGTGACGCGGCCGGCAAGGGCGGCGCGATCAAGCGCTTCATGGAACACCTCAACCCGCGTGGGGCGCGGGTCGTCGCCCTCGACAAGCCGACCGACGCGGAGCGGACGCAATGGTACTTCCAGCGGTACGTCTCCCACCTCCCCTCGGGCGGCGAGATCGTCCTGATGGACCGCTCCTGGTACAACCGGGCAGGCGTCGAGAGGGTCATGGGGTACTGCTCGACGGCTGAGTACGGAGAGTTCATGCAGACCGCTCCGGAGTTCGAGCGGATGCTGGTGGGGTCGGGGATCCGCCTCATCAAGCTGTGGTTCTCGGTCGGCGAGGCCGAGCAGAGAAGACGGTTCCAGCGACGCAGCGAAGACCCCGTGAAGCAGTGGAAGCTCAGCCCCACGGACCTCGCCAGCGTCGACCGCTGGGTCGACTACACGACGGCGAAGGAGGCGATGTTCTTCCATACGGACACGCCGGCCAATCCGTGGATCGTCATCAAGTCGAACGACAAGAAGCGGGCGAGGCTCGAAGCGATGCGGTGCGTGCTCAACCGGTTCGACTATCCGGGCAAGGATCCGCTGATCGCCCACGCGCCGGATGCGCGGCTCGTCGGCCGCCCCTCGCAGATCTACGACGAGGGCGAGTCGCCGACCGAGGAGGACCGGCCGGACCAGGGGAGTCCGCCCGCAACATGA